In Parasteatoda tepidariorum isolate YZ-2023 chromosome 2, CAS_Ptep_4.0, whole genome shotgun sequence, one DNA window encodes the following:
- the LOC107444893 gene encoding plasmolipin: MSVSVPITVTASTTTTKLSPTIRFDPAYIKTIPGILKIVQCVVSLIGFICVQTVAYAAYSSPGGWYGFVAMTAFWVTLLLIIGYLFHIIERTHFIPWVLVELIYSTVWTVFFFIAGCVAASRGGMDPAWGAASFFAFVAMLLYGYDAYERYMHWRNGGIAQGERTTNTTNAPSNAPSYPTY; the protein is encoded by the exons ATGTCTGTGTCAGTACCTATAACTGTTACTGCTTCAACAACTACGACAAAATTATCTCCGACCATTCGCTTTGATCCTGcttatattaaaactattcctgGTATTCTGAAAATTGTACAGTGT GTGGTCAGTTTGATTGGTTTCATATGTGTCCAAACAGTCGCTTATGCAGCCTATTCTTCTCCTGGCGGCTGGTATGGCTTTGTTGCAATGACGGCTTTCTGGGTGACTCTGCTACTGATTATTGGCTACTTGTTTCACATTATTGAAAGAACTCATTTCATTCCATGGGTGCTTGTT gaattaatatattctactgTGTGgactgtatttttctttattgctggATGTGTTGCTGCTTCTAGGGGAGGCATGGATCCTGCCTGGGGAGCTGCTTCA ttttttgcttttgttgCCATGCTTCTCTATGGATATGATGCTTATGAAAGGTACATGCATTGGCGAAATGGGGGCATTGCTCAAGGTGAAAGGACTACAAATACAACTAATGCACCATCAAATGCTCCAAGCTATCCTACATATTAA